Genomic DNA from Flavobacterium sp. N502540:
ATGAAGTACAAGATGAAAAACCTGACTTTCAAGTTCTTTGATCTTTTTATTTCCTAAAACTTGATCTTTAGTATTTTCTTCTTTTTTAACACCTATGTTATCAACATCTTTTTGTTTCCTAACACAGGAAACGACAACTAAAGAAAATAAAACAATAAACAAATAACGCATTTATAATATAATTAAGTTTGAAGTAAATATAGGACATTCTAAAATATAGTACATTAATTTAATTGAATATGAAAGTGATCCGGGTTATCTGAAAAAACAATAATTATTTTATCCTTTTAAATGTTTTATCATCCGAATTTAAATCCGGTTTGAATATTAATTCATTAGTTTTTTTTATTTCAAAAATAAGTTCTCTATCAATATTCAATTCGCTTATTTTCCAATTTTTATTTCCTTTTCGCAAAGCTTCTTTAGTAGATTCAATTGGTGGTTGAACAGGGTTTTCTAAAACATCTGAAGAATCAAAAGTGACATTTACTTTTAATGAGTTATCTTTAAATGGCTCAACCTGAACATTTACAACAAAAAAACTGGTCCATAGTCTTCTCTCGCTTCCTCAAAAAAAACTGTATTCCCATAAAGCAATCCTGCAAGAGTCAAACTAACATTTTAGACTTTTTCATTCTTCTCTTCCCATGAAGATCCTTCAAAATCGGGAATACTTTTAGTTTCAACTTTTTTCAATATTAAAAAAAGATTTTCATTTGAAGAATCACTATTCTTATATTCGTATTCTCCTTCAAAATCATACAATGCATCATTTTTAAGTGCTGCAATTTTATTTTTGTTTACCGAAATCTTTATTTCTTTGGTTTGTTTGATTTCATTGGTTTCTTTTTTCTGATCTTGACATGCATAGAAAGTGAGTGAAAGAAGGCAAATAATTACGTTCGTTTTTTTCATCTTTTTTTCTCAAAAATAATAATTTAAAATTCTACTCTTTAGTCAGTCTAATAAAGCACTAGGAGTTTACGAAGCCACCTCCCGTGGAATATCTGGATTCAATAGATCTTAAATTAGTATTTGCCGCAGCGCTAAAAGCAAATGCTTCTGCTCTTATCATGATACACAATCATCCTTCGGGCCAAACACTGCCTTCTCCTGCTGACAAATTGATTACTCCAAAACCAAACATGTCGGTAACTCTTTTAAACCATTAACACACTCAATCGCTTGATTATCAATCTATAAAGTTATTATTCCTTTGCAGATAAAGGGATTTATAGGTAACACTGGTTTTCAATTTATGTAAAAAAATAAAAGCTACCGGTTGGGGTAGCTTGTATCTTAATTAATTTTCTGTTTAATTTCACTAATGCTCATAAACTTGCAACTTCCTATTTTTTCTTCTATAATATCTAAATCACTTTTATCACTACTAAAGTAGATGATAGGAAGATTCTTTTGATTTATGCTCATCTTTTTCTCTTCATAATCCGGAATATTGTTATCAATCGTTGTTAGAAGTTTTTTATCTTTCAGAATGATATCATCTATATCTCCAGAAAATCCCCAATACTTGTTATTTTCTTTAAATATGAGTGGATCAAAATTAAAAATAACATTAGAATTGAAACTATTCTTATCAACATCATAAAATGCACAATCAATATACCCTTCTTCTGTTATAATTTTCAACATTTCTAATTCTGGATCTTCGTCAATATTTACAAACCACTTTTTATTAGATTCAGAATAAAATTTATTTATCTGTTTAATTTCTTCATTACTCGAAAACCAATACTCGCTATATTCTCCTTTTTTTTCATCTAAGGCTAAACAGATAAAAATAGTCAAATCATTATTCAAGTTTACTTTTTCAGTCTTTACAATTTTTAAGTTTTTAGGAATTTTATTCTTGAGACTTTCCGAGGCTTCAATTTTTTCAGGTTCTACTAAGCTTTTTTCTTTTGAGCATGAAACCCACATAAAAGAAACTAAAATTAAACAAAAGCTACTCTTTATTATATTCATCATATTTGTTTTTCTTTTTTGGGATCTAAAACTACAAATAATTCTTTAGTAGATTCAATTGGTGGTTGAACAGGGGTTTCTAAAAGGTCTGAAGAATCAAAATGCACATTCACTTT
This window encodes:
- a CDS encoding JAB domain-containing protein — its product is MEYLDSIDLKLVFAAALKANASALIMIHNHPSGQTLPSPADKLITPKPNMSVTLLNH